From the genome of Perca fluviatilis chromosome 1, GENO_Pfluv_1.0, whole genome shotgun sequence, one region includes:
- the ubl5 gene encoding ubiquitin-like protein 5 → MIEVVCNDRLGKKVRVKCNSEDTIGDLKKLIAAQTGTRFDKIVLKKWYTIFKDHVSLGDYEIHDGMNLELYYQ, encoded by the exons ATGATCGAGGTGGTTTGCAACGATCGCCTGGGCAAGAAAGTCCGCGTCAAGTGCAA CTCTGAGGACACCATTGGTGATCTAAAGAAGCTCATTGCTGCCCAGACAGGAACCCGATTTGACAAGATTGTGCTTAAGAAATG GTATACCATATTCAAGGACCACGTGTCTCTCGGTGACT ATGAAATCCATGATGGGATGAACCTGGAGCTGTACTACCAGTAG